gtcggcggaaggtgcacgtgcccgtcgacctgggaccggaccgcagcgacgcacggatgcacgccaagaccgtaggatcctacgcagtgccgtaggggaccgcaccgccacttcccagaaaattagggacactgttgctcctggggtatcggcgaggaccattcgcaaccgtctccatgaagctgggctacggtcccgcacacgttaggccgtcttccgctcacgccccaacatcgtgcagcccgcctccattggtgtcgcgacaggcgtgaatggagggacgaatggagacgtgtcgtcttcagcgatgagagtcgcttcagccttggtgccaatgatggtcgtatgcgtgtttggcgccgtgcaggtgagcgccacaatcaggactgcatacgaccgaggcacacagggccaacacccagcttcatggtgtggggagcgatctcctacactggccgtacaccactggtgatcgtcgaggggacactgaatagtgcacggtacatccaaaccgtcatcgaacccatcgttctaccattcttagaccggcaagggaacttgctgttccaacaggacaatgcacgtccgcatgtatcccgtgccacccaacgtgctctagaaggtgtaagtcaactaccctggccagcaagatctccggatctgtcccccattgagcatgtttgggactggatgaagcgtcgtctcacgcggtctgcacgtccagcacgaacgctggtccaactgaggcgccaggtggaaatggcatggcaagccgttccacaggactacatccagcatctctatgatcgtctccatgggagtatagcagcctgcattgctgcgaaaggtgcatgctctgttgcctgtgtctatgtgcctgtggttctgtcagtgtgatcatgtgatgtatctgaccccaggaatgtgtcaataaagtttccccttcctgggacaatgaattcacggtgttcttatttcaaattccaggagtgtactttccctgccttgtcagtctacattttatatcctctcttctttgatcatcatcagttattttgctccacaaatagcaaagctcctttactactttaagtgtctcattttctaatctatttccctcagcatcacccgacttaattcgactacattccattatcctcgtttagcttttgttcatgttcatcttatatcctcctttcaagacactgtccattccgttcaattgctcttccaagtcctttgctgtctctgacagaattacatctcctcagcgaacctcaaaggtttttttTCTGCTCCATATATTTTAATActtaatccgaatttttcttttgttacctttactgcttgctcaattatacagattgaataacatcggggagaggctacaacactttctcactcccttcccaacgactgcttccctatcatgaccctcgactcttataactgccatctggtttcggtacaaattttaaatagcctttcgctccctgtattctaccccttccaacttaagaatttgaaagagaataattTAGTCAACAttatcagaagctttctctaagtcaacaaatgctagaaacgtagttttgcctttccttaatctattttctaagataagtcgcagggtcagttcTGCCTTACGTGTTGCAATATTTCCACGGAAtgtaaactgatcttcgccgaggtcggcttctaccagtttttccattcgtctgtaaagaaaacgTGTTAATATTTTCCAGCtgcgaattattaaactgatagttcggtaattttatctgtcaacacctgctttcattgggattggaattattatattcttcttgaagtctgagggtattttgcctgtctcatacatcttgctcaccagatggtagagtctggtcaggactggctctcccaaggctgtcagtaactctaatggaatgttgtctaccgccggccgatgtgggcgagcggttctaggcgcttcagtcttgaattgcgcgaccactacggtcgaaggttcgaatcctgcctcgggcatggatgtgtgtgatacccttaggttcgttaggtttaagtggatctaagttctgtgggactaatgacctcagaagttaagacccaaagtgctcagagtcTCTTGAATCCGTTTTTtcttgttgtctactcccagggccttgtttcgactcaggtctttcagtgctctgtcaaactcttctcgcgaTACCGTATCTCCCGTTGTATAGTATAGGATAGAATGTTATCTGTATATAGTCTATAgccaaaaatacaataattttgacTTCGACATATTGAATAACTGCGAATGTTTTCGTAATATCTTCTTGAAAGGGCATACATTTCTCATGTGGTTTAGAGACACATGTATAAACATCAAGTTTAAAACATATGTGTTCATTCATTGAGACAGTATGTAAGAAGTAAATCTAGCAATGTTTTTGAGAGACCAAGAATGGTTCATGGTAATCTCATAACAAGTACTGAGACAccgccaacggccttgcggcagttgCAACCCCCATTCCGGTCTCATCACAGAAGTCAAGCCCTGTAGGCTTGtctggcagttggatgggtgaccatccggtccgccgagcgcCGTTGGCTAGCGgcgtgcactgagcccttgtgaggccaaatgagaaGCTACCTGATGAGGAAGTAGAGGCTCCGctcacggaaactgacaactgcggtgtgctgaccacatgctctacCATATTCGCAACGAGTGTCGACGGCGGTGACACGGCGATcgttcggtaccgttgggtcttccaggTCTGTTCGTACCATGATTAGTTTTATATAGTGAGAGGACAATGATTATTCCATAGAATTCGTAAAACGATTTGTATGAACATAAAACTTACCTCTGTTTCCTTACGTGCAGCCAACATCAAAAACTTATTCTGACAGGATTTAAAACTTCACCTATGCGGAGACATAACCCGGTATATTACTTCTTGGAAGACAAGTGACAAATTTCAAATCGTGGTCCGACTATCGTCCTTTGTCAGTCGAAAAGGTTTTAACTGCTTACATTCCCCTGCAGAGTGgaagatcagttgcagaatttcagAATTGTCACtttttaaaatagaaaaacagTAAAGACAATTAATATAAAAGCACAGCACTGTAGGACAGAACTGATAATTAATGTTACGAAATTGGAAATGTTTCAGAGTCTGATCTTGTtcaaggaaacaagtttttttctttttctgtccttGTTATGAGTATTGTCTTGACTCGAAACTGTGATTTGCATCGCTAACGCTCTTTCTCTTTTTCAGAGTGATAGACGGACACCCTACGCCATTCTCGCAGCTCTAAACTTGGGAACAGCGTTTGCAGTTTCGTTCCTTCCAGAATCGGCGTTGCAGAGGCTACCAGAATCATTACAGGATGCTGCCGTCTTCGGCAAAGACCAGAAGTATTGGAGCTGGAAGCCAAAACCAGCTGCACAGTATGCCATCGAGTAAACCCATTTAGGGAGTTCGTTACACGAATCTGTCGTTTATATACTTTTTCTGAAGAAAAGTGCAAATTTTTACCCTGTTTGTTAGCATAGCTGAAGACTACGCCAACATATTGGAAGAATGTGGGAAGACAGTTGTCTCTAGGTCTACATGATTCATTAAAGGTGTCACGAAATATTTCTTTAGACTGCACACATGCTTCATAATTCCATGTAATAAGGGTTACTGAGTAAAATAATGAATAGTTTTAGCAAATACGTAGTGTCAGTCAAGAACAGTTCCAGTTGAGAATATTGCAATAGTTTTGCGAAATTTTGAATAGCTCAAATTTTCCCCTTTGTTTTGAAATGCAGAACCACGTGTTGTCTTAGAAAGTAAAGTTCATTTATAATACTTGGGAAGAACCAGAATGATATAACGTATTTATTGAAAAGTTTTCATTCAAGATTGTTGGTGAATATGTCACATAATATACGATTACGAAAGAATGTCGTTCATTATGTACAAAACTATTTGAGATCCAACGACACTCCCCTCAAGTGTTATGTTAAAATTCCCTGCCAAATATATTTAGTCTACACAACACTTTTTATTTGAAGACATGTAATCGGTGGTCCAGGTTTTGTGTCTCCTTGTtttggtatttattatttatttttttatttatacgaaTTGGCCAACTAAGGACCGCGTTACAAATTCTATTTCATTTctacttttttctttctcttctctcgggCTGCTGTTCTGCCTGCTGCCATTTTTGATAGATGTTCTGCTGTCAGTTTCCTGTTGGTCTTCGGTTTTGGCTCCTCCTGAAAAACCTCGAATGCAGTTGTTGCCTTTCTGTACTTGTCCCTGTTCATTGCGTCCATTTCTGTAAGCCCAAGTTCTCTGGTGTCTTTCTTTATTCCTTGCAGCCAAGAGTAGGCTGTTTTCCTCTGTTGAATTATACTGAAGATTTTCTTCGTTAATTTGCCAACATCCATTCTCACCAGATGACGAAAGAACATCAGCCTTCTCTTTCTAGTTTCCGTTGTGACTGATTTAATAGATTGATTTTCATGGCTCATCTTTACCCATTCTTCACCAAATCTTTGTGTCCACAAACAATCTTCCTCATAATTACTCCTAACTTCTTCTTGAGCTCATCTATTAGTGCTTTGTTCTTgagggagagtgtttctgctgcatactgaACTTGTGTTCTCGTCACTGTATTGTAGTGTAATAACTTTGCATTTCGAGACAGGCATTTTCTGTTGTACAGCTTCTGTGTTAGAATGTGTGCCCTCCTAAGTTTAGCTACTCGAAGTTTGACACCTTTTCTATGCCAGTATAGGTTGTTGTTTCTCCCACATATTTAATTTGACCCTTCTATATATCCAGAAATTGTGTgcaattctttgatttccttatattTGTAAGACATGAATTTAGTTATTTCTTGTGACATCTGTAAACCAAATTTGGCTGCACGCTTTGCTAAGATTTCTATTTGCTTACTTGAATCTGCTAAATTTTGTGGATAGAagagcaatatcatctgcaaaaactagTGCATGTATAGTAAGGTCTTTGACTGATCCTCCAAAGAAACCTTTACTTTTGTTGTCTGTATTCCTAAAATGTCTCCCTCATAATGTTTTCCAAATATGTTGAATATAAATGGGAGAGTCCATCCCCTTGTCTCAAACCCGTCTGGAATTTAAAAGGTTCAGAAATCTTGCCTCGAAAATTGACTTTGGACTTGGTATCTGTCAGTGTTTGCTTTACTACCTCTCTAGTTTTTCTGTCAATTCCAAATTCCGCCAGAGTTCTAATGAGGCTTTCTCTGTCTATGAAGTCATGCGCTTTTCTAAAATCAATAAACGTCGTGACATGTGGTTGATCGGCACGTATTCTAATTATATTTTTGAAGTTCAATAATTTGCTCCGAACAGCTCCTCCCTTTTGTATATCGACCTTGGTATTCTCCTATCTGTGCATCGAGAACTGGTTCAATTCTATTTAGTAATATCATGGAAAGGACCTTGTATGGaacgattagaaggagaattcccctGTATTTGTTCACATCTGATCTGTCACCCTTTTGTGAAGTGTAGGTATAAGTGCCGTCCTCCAATCTTCTTGATCTTCTCGGTTCTCCAAACTTCCTTAATGATTGTACCGTGCTGCAGTGCTACGTTTTGCTCAGCTAGTCTCAAAAATTCAGCTGTAATTCCATCTACACCTGATGATCTGTTATTCTTGAGGGATTTTGTAGCTTGCCGGACTTAATTTAGATATGATTCTGCAGGGATTTCTTCTGGAGTTTTGAATTCCGGTTTCTCGGGAGGCGCTTCACAGTTGAGAAGGTCTTCGAAATAATATGCTAAAATGTTGCAGTTTCCTTGTTCATTAGTAATTAATTTCCCTGATTTGTCGCGAAAATTTCAACTGGGTGGTGCGTAACATTTCAGGTATTTTCTGAAAGATTCGTAATAGTCTCTGTATTTGTTTTGAGTGAAGTACACCTGTAATTGTTGAAGGGATGGTCTTTAATACACTCTCTTGTCGTTTGTGATTGTGTAGAAGGCTATTTTTCTAACTTCTGTGAACTTTTTGATGTTGTTTTGTCTTGCATTTGATTTAAATTTTTCCCAAAGCTTTTGCCTGTTTTTGCAAAGCTTCATTGCACTTTTCGTTCCTCTGTTTGGTTTTGGTTGGAAGAGATTTTTCTGCAGCTATCATTATTTGAGACTTCATTTCTTCCCACGTCTCACCTCACTATTTCGATTTGAAATAACTTTGACTATCTGCCTCATGATTCCTGGTTTCAAAATGCTTTCTcatatgtttattattatttcttccagaATTTGGGTGAATTTAATCTTATACTTAACAAGATAGTAATCCGTATGTATTTTGACTCTTTTCTGTACCTTAATATTTGTTGGAGCATGGGCATCGATTAGCGTATACATTTGGTTTTTACACTTTATCTTCAATGTTGAGACCCTGTAGGACGTAGAGCTGAAGTTTGTTATGGGCTCCATTATATTTCTTCTTTTCCAAAGATATATTCTGCTGGTTTTCCTTTAGAAATCCTGTAATTGCCCGCTTGAAAATAATTTTCATGGGTACAGCGAGTTTCTTATAGCGCCAGAAGTTGGATATTGTGGCGGTCAAGTGCTTGAGTCAGTTCTTGATGTTTTCCTATTTTGATCAGTGACTTAATGTTCATTGTTCCTATATTATATTTCTCCTTGAATTTCAGTCTTTCAGATTCTTTCGATAAAACAAGAGCCGAAAGTGCagcctccccagaatccgaaatgcCTGCTTGCGACCTGAGGTTGAGAGAATTTACTCCCTCGGTAATTTGTTTTCCACTTATAATCGATTAAATTTTGTAAGGTTGGAGTGATGGAGTTTTCCGTAGATTGCTCGAGATACAACTGGTGTCTTACTCCAGAGGGTTGTTGTTTGGTCCGCGACAGCTGTTATTATTTCGTTCAACTCCGCTGGCAGACCAGTGAGGGCCAACacccctacaccccccccccccaaacacacacccaTCCCCACCCTATTCGCCACGTCGGAGTTGCACCTCTCCACCCGTTACAACAGCGAAACATCTTCGTGGGATTTCGATGCTTAGCGTCACTGAAAAAGATTCTGTAGACCACAGGATAGTCAGACATGGAGCACATTCTTACACAGATAGGTAGGAGAAACATTATCGAACTTGAGTTTTCGATTGGAATTATCGCGGCAGTCGTCTTAACTGAAAAAAGGAGACAAAAAGAACTACATCGCAATGGCTGGGTAGTATGTTTCTCTCGAGTGTTAGTTCAATTTTGTATCCAATGTGCCACCACCTTTGATCTTACATTTACAAGAGATTAATTTGCTTGAAAATTCTCTATTTATTGCCGAAATTTCAGTGATTAGTATTGTAAACGATCAGGAgaagacctgttttgtgtactttaCACAAGTGAGACTGGACCAAGAGTCGATATCCACGACGACTATCCTACGGCACGATTTGAAACTTCATCATCAGCCAATAATTACCTTTGTGCAACACCATTTCCTCATAAATAGTACATATTCTACAAAGTTCTTTATGCTGCTGTAAGAGATAAAAACCGGTAACAAGTAATTAAATGCCTATTTCATTCTTTGTCGATGTTATGATATCTTAAAGCTGGATCATTAATCCACAATTCTATAAGGAAATTTCAGATACTTGAGTTGTCGCCGGTATCTGCGAAGAAACGTATGCTACAACGCTGGAACAGGTAACAGATAAATAATACAACATTGTGCTGGCTAATATGTATGTGATCACAGAGTTAATGCGTCTGGattcaataaaagaaaattaggGAGATGAGGGAAGTTGCGTAAGATCTGATTCATGATACCAATGAATAAATGATAAACGAAACATACTGTCTGTTGTGTATATGACTTCATTTACAATGTCATCGTGATTCTTGGTTTGCATCAAGCCGCGTATAGGTCTAGGACTTAAAGCTGAACGTGGGGGAACAATGTACATGGGAGGGactaaatttctgtaattgctcaatATGCAAAGTGAAATAAGGAACAAGTGTTTAGTGAACCGTATTTTAAAAGTCATAGACTAAATACGGGCTGTGAATGTAAGTTCTAAGCAAGATTACGCAAGTGACTTAATATGATACACGACAAGTTAGTTCCCATAGAAGTTAATGTACGTAATATTACGCCATCTATCTTTGATATTAAATTACGCTATTTCTCTAAGACATATCTACTCCATCAACTAAGACATCCATTCACTTTCTTGTAAATTATTGGATCACGCTTCTACTGATCAAAACAGAACAATAATATTATCGTTATCTGTAACTGATATATAATAAAATCAACATACTTACTTAAACTGATTTCATATCCTACATCTCGAGTTAGGATCTAATCAAATGACGTAAGCCGTTGTAAATGAGATGCTACTGCTCTAATACTGAAGATTTCTGGTAGCTACCGAAACTGATAATGATAGTGGTTATTGCCTGATGTTGGTATATTAAAGTACCTTTCAAAAATCTTTGTTAGCCTTATGTTCTCTCAGTGATAGATGAAAAACTATACTAGATATATATACTGAATTGTGGATTGTCCTGTTATAAGGGGATGAGTCATTAACAATTGTCACCAAGAGTAaatccgaaagtatgacaggaacTCTAACGTTTGTGTGACAAGGTTGCATGAGACAACGGTGTCCATAATATAACATTGGTttttcaaaactagacatagttgtctcactgggaattccgcgatcgttcaataagtaaaatatggagtttcggtcttcgatcgctattctttattctcaattaccggtttcgggctagctgcccatcttcagatctgttagacaatgttaaaaatgtaattaataagagagatacagttagtgaaaaaatatcttagtttacaaaaagaaattttggaacgtataaaatgccaacataccatatgttgtagttacagagtaacttgtccgtacagaacacactgttcactgtcataagtaaagtaaatttcaatctgttaagacattatatcgcagtatttaagagtaacctgattggtaacagtaaaaagtgccctctacctataacaattgtgcatctgttattatttcgccgtatatattattggcgaatattctttttaataaaacaatttttaaggtaataagaaatgaataatctttttgagtggaccatgaaacgaaaaatttttacattaatataaaatttctttataaagagacttaaaatataattaaaatgtagatatccttccgaaaatgtgcgtttactcttctttgtttttgattggtggttgagtggatttccctacgtcagaacgtatacaacgccacgccgagttgtcttgcgccacgcccaattcacctcgccgccagtacgctgagggccgttccgctgtagctgtttcttactggggcgtgctgttgcattcaagagtaagcctaaaacaggtctttaaaaatctcataataattcctgtgcataaaatcactttgctcattaagtagtaggcctggggtttttctttgatgtgcgtatatttcaagctcttcgagcacgttgagatagagactttttggagctttatgtagcacctccatttgttgatttatattactaacttcatgtctactctcttttacatgtgttccaaatgctgttcgattgctatgactacaATGTtctctgtatcgaatttcaaagttccgccctgtttgtcctatataataactgtcacattcagcacatttaatcttatatactccggaattattgtttttgtttttgttaaacatacgtgtaacatcttgtgtcctgtatccgttagctgctgctacttgcttaataatacccagttctttctgcaactcatcttcctgtagtggcaatctgagggctctgttgcacattgcatgaaagtacgctcttttatgctgtgccgggtggtgcgacgtcgctactatgatgttgtcggagcacgtgtcttttctatagacgccgaaaacgtgcctgcctccctccttttgacagtcaaatctaaatagttaatcgtcccgttgttttccatttctagtgtgaattgaatttttggatgctgctcgtttaaaactttagtcatttcctctacgtcttctttttcccctttgaataataaaatagtgtcgtcaacataccgtctgtaataaattaacttctccttaatttctggaaaagagctaaaaactttgttctcaaagtcattcataaaaatttcagctaaaatgcctgatagactgttacccatagctaaaccttcatcttgaataaaaactttatcgttaaagataaaactattaaaactcagtgtgaactctagcatatctacgagttcgacgaattcacccatgctcattgacttattttttatcaggtttttccttataatttgctaagtttctggtattggtatattagtgtagaggttcacgacgtccattgaggctaggactgcatcctctgggattgcaatgtgcttcacttcgttcgcgaaacatacactattttttacgttgtaaacttgctcgtatttatacgcagattttaacttacggtacaaagctttattcaagagctcattaacggcttccttcccattgcaaataacacgcattggtttattctccttgtgcaattttatttgcgctcttgcttctggtgttcttggattcatctttactaatctagctttttcatttggagtgaataaaaattgtattgcttctatccttgcgtttaaatctgtctgaaacttctttgttaaatcttttttgacttctttaattccattttcctgaaaaaaccgcattgtcttatctatatattccttttcgtaaatgacaactgaggtactgcccttatctgacttaatcacgattgcgttgttggaatccagttttaagttaatttctttcactaacttcatctcactatatttaccgttatgtaaagttttctggcattcaattgcctctttggctttgatggcgatacatgtctcctggaatttagttaacttagcatccctacatgctaccttaacttctgcgatcattctcttgatgtctcgatcttgcaagttcgttcgcggattatgcttaagccccttatccaaaagcttctgctcttctttagaaaagacaatatctgttaggttaacggttctgtcataaaacttatgtacatactgtattttatctgtttccctccctgcctttgctattgctctacacagattagtaattttcttattgtgtctttttatgatttcgtccctatgtacctggattcttgcttcaatctcatattcaacttgtctaaactgcagtggcgacaataggttacctaacttcatatgtaaatcgtacgtaagcttattgagtttgtctttctcgatgtaccctgatttgatctcctgtcttatccatgactgttctgctctcttcttaacttttgtggctgagatactgctgttatttatctttacccttgcgtacttcggcacaaaacctaattgcaaacagttcttattgaaatgtatttttaaattggctTTCACTATATTAAGCTcggctttaaaaaatgttttcacgtctcccacagcctgactaggcacaagtttatcaaaactagacatagttgtctcactgggaattccgcgatcgttcaataagtaaaatatggagtttcagtcttcgatcgctattctttattctcaattaccggtttcgggctagctgcccatcttcagatctgttagacaatgttaaaaatgtaattaataagagagatacagttagtgaaaaaatatcttagtttacaaaaagaaattttggaacgtataaaatgccaacataccatatgttgtagttacagagtaacttgtccgtacagaacacactgttcactgtcataagtaaagtaaatttcaatctgttaagacattatatcgcagtatttaagagtaacctgattggtaacagtaaaaagtgccctctacctataacaattgtgcatctgttattatttcgccgtatatattattggcgaatattctttttaataaaacaatttttaaggtaataagaaatgaataatctttttgagtggaccatgaaacgaaaaatttttacattaatataaaatttctttataaagagacttaaaatataattaaaatgtagatatccttccgaaaatgtgcgtttactcttctttgtttttgattggtggttgagtggatttccctacgtcagaacgtatacaacgccacgccgagttgtcttgcgccacgcccaattcacctcgccgccagtacgctgagggccgttccgctgtagctgtttcttactggggcgtgctgttgcattcaagagtaagcctaaaacaggtctttaaaaatcccataataattcctgtgcataaaatcactttgctcattaagtagtaggcctggggtttttctttgatgtgcgtatatttcaagctcttcgagcacgttgcgatagagactttttggagctttatgtagcacctccatttgttgatttatattactaacttcatgtctactctcttttacatgtgttccaaatgctgttcgattgctatgactacaatgttccctgtatcgaatttcaaagttccgccatgtttgtcctatataataactgtcacattcagcacatttaatcttatatactccggaattattgtatttcatttgtttcgtcgttgctggtttatgtcttaatctatgtgccatttgcccttcgttctgaaatgccactgcgatgttttttggaaagcatttagcaattctttccgacacacgccctttgtatgtcagggtgacaaacttcttcttaactttaattttcctagaatcgctactgatgcccgcggatttgtttttgattttgttaaacatacgtgtaacatcttgtgtcctgtatccgttagctgctgctacttgcttaataatacccagttctttctgcaactcatcttcctgtagtggcaatctgagggctctgttgcacattgcatgaaagtacgctcttttatgctgtgccgggtggtgcgacgtcgctactatgatgttgtcggagcacgtgtcttttctataga
This genomic interval from Schistocerca cancellata isolate TAMUIC-IGC-003103 chromosome 3, iqSchCanc2.1, whole genome shotgun sequence contains the following:
- the LOC126176986 gene encoding solute carrier family 22 member 21-like, which encodes MANLQSVEVHPTCLRQIAACVEWTAASIVMSALPYVALMSDRRTPYAILAALNLGTAFAVSFLPESALQRLPESLQDAAVFGKDQKYWSWKPKPAAQYAIE